In one window of Romboutsia hominis DNA:
- the tuf gene encoding elongation factor Tu, translated as MAKAKFERNKPHVNIGTIGHVDHGKTTLTAAITKTLFDRYQLGEAVDFANIDKAPEERERGITISTAHVEYETPNRHYAHVDCPGHADYVKNMITGAAQMDGAILVCSATDGPMPQTREHILLSRQVGVPYIVVFLNKCDMVDDEELLELVEMEVRDLLNEYEFPGDDTPIVRGSALMALQDSSSEWGDKIVELFEQIDEYIPAPERDVDKDFLMPVEDVFSITGRGTVATGRVERGVLKVQDEVEIVGLADEPRKVVVTGVEMFRKLLDQAQAGDNIGALIRGVQRNEIERGQVMAKPGTVKPHTKFNAEVYVLKKEEGGRHTPFFDGYRPQFYFRTTDVTGTCKLPEGTEMVMPGDNIQMTIELINSIAIEEGLRFAIREGGRTVASGVVASIIE; from the coding sequence ATGGCTAAAGCTAAATTTGAAAGAAATAAGCCGCACGTTAATATAGGAACTATAGGACACGTTGACCACGGTAAAACTACATTAACAGCTGCAATAACAAAAACTTTATTCGATAGATATCAATTAGGAGAAGCAGTAGATTTCGCTAACATAGATAAAGCTCCAGAAGAAAGAGAAAGAGGAATCACAATATCAACTGCTCACGTTGAATACGAAACTCCAAACAGACACTACGCACACGTTGACTGTCCAGGACATGCTGACTACGTTAAGAACATGATAACAGGAGCAGCTCAAATGGATGGTGCTATATTAGTTTGTTCAGCAACTGATGGACCAATGCCTCAAACAAGAGAGCATATATTATTATCAAGACAAGTTGGTGTACCATACATAGTAGTATTCTTAAACAAGTGTGATATGGTAGACGACGAAGAATTATTAGAGTTAGTTGAAATGGAAGTTAGAGACTTATTAAATGAGTACGAATTCCCAGGAGATGACACTCCAATAGTAAGAGGATCTGCTTTAATGGCATTACAAGATTCTTCTTCAGAGTGGGGAGACAAAATAGTTGAATTATTCGAGCAAATAGATGAATATATACCAGCTCCAGAAAGAGACGTTGACAAAGACTTCTTAATGCCAGTAGAAGACGTATTCTCTATAACAGGTAGAGGAACAGTTGCTACAGGTAGAGTTGAAAGAGGAGTATTAAAGGTTCAAGACGAAGTTGAAATAGTAGGACTTGCTGACGAGCCAAGAAAAGTTGTAGTAACAGGAGTAGAAATGTTCAGAAAGTTATTAGACCAAGCACAAGCTGGAGATAACATAGGAGCATTAATAAGAGGTGTACAAAGAAATGAAATAGAAAGAGGACAAGTTATGGCTAAGCCAGGAACAGTTAAGCCTCACACTAAGTTCAATGCAGAAGTATACGTTCTTAAAAAAGAAGAAGGTGGAAGACATACTCCATTCTTCGATGGATACAGACCACAATTCTACTTCAGAACAACTGACGTAACAGGAACTTGTAAGTTACCAGAAGGTACAGAAATGGTTATGCCTGGAGATAACATACAAATGACTATAGAGTTAATAAACTCAATAGCAATAGAAGAAGGATTAAGATTCGCAATAAGAGAAGGTGGAAGAACAGTAGCATCAGGTGTTGTTGCTTCTATAATAGAGTAA
- the rpsJ gene encoding 30S ribosomal protein S10 — translation MAKNEQIRIRLKSYDHKLLDFSAAKIVETAKKAGSQVSGPVPLPTEKQVVTILRAVHKYKDSREQFEIRTHKRLIDIANPTPKTVDSLMRLDLPAGVDIEIKL, via the coding sequence ATGGCTAAAAATGAACAAATAAGAATAAGATTAAAGTCATATGATCACAAATTATTAGATTTTTCAGCTGCTAAAATAGTTGAAACTGCTAAGAAAGCTGGATCACAAGTTTCAGGACCTGTGCCACTACCAACAGAAAAGCAAGTAGTAACTATATTAAGAGCTGTTCATAAGTACAAAGACTCTAGAGAGCAATTCGAAATAAGAACTCACAAGAGATTAATAGACATAGCTAACCCAACACCTAAGACAGTTGACTCATTAATGAGATTAGACTTACCAGCTGGTGTTGATATAGAAATAAAGTTATAA
- the rplC gene encoding 50S ribosomal protein L3 — MKGILGKKVGMTQIFTEEGIVVPVTVVEAGPVVVTQVKTTEKDGYNAVQVGFEDAKEKSLNKPQKGHLAAANVLKKHLKEFRVESTEEYSVGQEIKADLFAAGEKIDVTGTSKGKGFQGPIKRHGQSRGPESHGSRYHRRPGSMGACSFPGRVFKNKKLAGHMGSVKVTIQNLEVVKVDADKNLILVKGAIPGAKGSVVTIKEAVKASK; from the coding sequence ATGAAAGGAATATTAGGAAAAAAAGTTGGAATGACTCAAATATTCACTGAAGAAGGTATAGTAGTACCAGTAACAGTGGTTGAGGCAGGACCAGTAGTTGTAACTCAAGTTAAAACAACTGAAAAAGATGGATACAACGCAGTTCAAGTTGGTTTTGAAGATGCTAAAGAAAAATCTTTAAACAAGCCTCAAAAAGGTCATTTAGCTGCTGCTAATGTATTAAAGAAACACTTAAAAGAATTCAGAGTAGAATCTACAGAAGAATACTCAGTTGGACAAGAAATAAAGGCTGATTTATTCGCTGCAGGTGAAAAAATAGATGTAACTGGAACAAGTAAAGGTAAGGGATTCCAAGGTCCTATAAAGAGACATGGACAATCTAGAGGCCCTGAATCTCACGGTTCTAGATACCACAGAAGACCAGGTTCAATGGGAGCATGTTCTTTCCCAGGTAGAGTTTTCAAAAACAAAAAATTAGCTGGACACATGGGTAGCGTTAAAGTTACTATACAAAACTTAGAAGTTGTTAAAGTAGATGCTGATAAGAACCTTATATTAGTTAAGGGTGCTATACCAGGAGCTAAAGGTTCAGTAGTAACTATAAAGGAAGCTGTTAAAGCTTCTAAATAA